A window from Macaca fascicularis isolate 582-1 chromosome 20, T2T-MFA8v1.1 encodes these proteins:
- the SRL gene encoding sarcalumenin isoform X5 has protein sequence MRALVLLGCLLASLLLSGQAEDTEDANEEAPLRDRSHIEKTLMLNEDKPSDDYSAVLQRLRKIYHSSIKPLEQSYKYNELRQHEITDGEITSKPMVLFLGPWSVGKSTMINYLLGLENTRYQLYTGAEPTTSEFTVLMHGPKLKTIEGIVMAADSARSFSPLEKFGQNFLEKLIGIEVPHKLLERVTFVDTPGIIENRKQQERGYPFNDVCQWFIDRADLIFVVFDPTKLDVGLELEMLFRQLKGRESQIRIILNKADNLATQMLMRVYGALFWSLAPLINVTEPPRVYVSSFWPQEYKPDTHQELFLQEEISLLEDLNQVIENRLENKIAFIRQHAIRVRIHALLVDRYLQTYKDKMTFFSDGELVFKDIVEDPDKFYIFKTILAKTNVSKFDLPNREAYKDFFGINPISSFKLLSQQCSYMGGCFLEKIERAITQELPGLLGSLGLGKNPGALNCDKTGCSETPKNRYRKH, from the exons AAGATACGGAGGATGCAAATGAAGAAGCCCCACTGAGGGACCGCTCCCACATCGAGAAGACCCTCATGCTGAATGAGGACAAGCCATCTGATGACTACTCTG CGGTGCTTCAGCGGCTTCGGAAGATCTACCACTCATCCATCAAGCCCCTGGAGCAGTCCTACAAGTACAATGAGCTCCGGCAGCATGAGATCACAG ACGGAGAGATTACCTCCAAGCCCATGGTGCTGTTCCTGGGACCGTGGAGTGTTGGTAAATCTACCATGATAAACTACCTCCTTGGACTGGAAAATACTCGCTATCAGCTCTATACAG GCGCCGAACCCACCACCTCGGAGTTCACGGTCCTCATGCACGGGCCCAAGCTGAAAACCATCGAGGGCATCGTCATGGCTGCTGACAGCGCCCGCTCCTTCTCACCCCTTGAGAAGTTTGGCCAGAATTTCCTAGAGAAGCTGATTGGCATTGAGGTTCCCCACAAACTTCTGGAGAGGGTCACTTTTGTGGACACACCAGGCATCATCGAGAACCGCAAGCAGCAAGAAAGAG GGTATCCCTTCAACGACGTGTGCCAGTGGTTCATCGACAGAGCTGACCTCATCTTTGTCGTCTTTGACCCAACCAAGCTGGATGTGGGTCTGGAGCTGGAGATGCTCTTCCGCCAGTTGAAGGGGCGTGAGTCCCAGATAAGGATCATCCTGAACAAGGCTGACAATCTGGCCACCCAAATGCTCATGCGGGTTTACGGGGCCCTCTTCTGGAGCCTGGCCCCTCTCATCAATGTCACAGAGCCCCCAAGGGTTTACGTCAGCTCCTTCTGGCCACAAGAGTATAAGCCAGACACCCATCAGGAACTGTTCCTCCAAGAAGAGATCTCCCTCCTGGAAGACCTGAATCAGGTGATCGAGAACAGATTGGAGAACAAGATTGCCTTCATCCGCCAGCACGCCATCCGGGTCCGCATCCACGCCCTCCTGGTTGACCGCTACCTGCAGACTTACAAGGACAAAATGACCTTCTTCAGTGATGGAGAACTGGTCTTTAAGGACATTGTGGAAGATCCTGATAAATTCTACAtcttcaagaccatcctggcaaagaCCAATGTCAGCAAATTTGACCTTCCCAACCGTGAGGCCTATAAGGACTTCTTTGGCATCAATCCCATTTCCAGTTTCAAACTGCTCTCCCAGCAGTGCTCCTACATGGGAGGTTGCTTTCTGGAGAAGATTGAGCGGGCCATCACTCAGGAGCTTCCGGGCCTCCTGGGTAGCCTCGGGCTAGGGAAGAATCCAGGTGCTCTCAACTGTGACAAAACAGGGTGTAGCGAAACCCCAAAAAATCGCTACAGGAAGCACTAG
- the SRL gene encoding sarcalumenin isoform X6: MRARLDAEDTEDANEEAPLRDRSHIEKTLMLNEDKPSDDYSAVLQRLRKIYHSSIKPLEQSYKYNELRQHEITDGEITSKPMVLFLGPWSVGKSTMINYLLGLENTRYQLYTGAEPTTSEFTVLMHGPKLKTIEGIVMAADSARSFSPLEKFGQNFLEKLIGIEVPHKLLERVTFVDTPGIIENRKQQERGYPFNDVCQWFIDRADLIFVVFDPTKLDVGLELEMLFRQLKGRESQIRIILNKADNLATQMLMRVYGALFWSLAPLINVTEPPRVYVSSFWPQEYKPDTHQELFLQEEISLLEDLNQVIENRLENKIAFIRQHAIRVRIHALLVDRYLQTYKDKMTFFSDGELVFKDIVEDPDKFYIFKTILAKTNVSKFDLPNREAYKDFFGINPISSFKLLSQQCSYMGGCFLEKIERAITQELPGLLGSLGLGKNPGALNCDKTGCSETPKNRYRKH; the protein is encoded by the exons AAGATACGGAGGATGCAAATGAAGAAGCCCCACTGAGGGACCGCTCCCACATCGAGAAGACCCTCATGCTGAATGAGGACAAGCCATCTGATGACTACTCTG CGGTGCTTCAGCGGCTTCGGAAGATCTACCACTCATCCATCAAGCCCCTGGAGCAGTCCTACAAGTACAATGAGCTCCGGCAGCATGAGATCACAG ACGGAGAGATTACCTCCAAGCCCATGGTGCTGTTCCTGGGACCGTGGAGTGTTGGTAAATCTACCATGATAAACTACCTCCTTGGACTGGAAAATACTCGCTATCAGCTCTATACAG GCGCCGAACCCACCACCTCGGAGTTCACGGTCCTCATGCACGGGCCCAAGCTGAAAACCATCGAGGGCATCGTCATGGCTGCTGACAGCGCCCGCTCCTTCTCACCCCTTGAGAAGTTTGGCCAGAATTTCCTAGAGAAGCTGATTGGCATTGAGGTTCCCCACAAACTTCTGGAGAGGGTCACTTTTGTGGACACACCAGGCATCATCGAGAACCGCAAGCAGCAAGAAAGAG GGTATCCCTTCAACGACGTGTGCCAGTGGTTCATCGACAGAGCTGACCTCATCTTTGTCGTCTTTGACCCAACCAAGCTGGATGTGGGTCTGGAGCTGGAGATGCTCTTCCGCCAGTTGAAGGGGCGTGAGTCCCAGATAAGGATCATCCTGAACAAGGCTGACAATCTGGCCACCCAAATGCTCATGCGGGTTTACGGGGCCCTCTTCTGGAGCCTGGCCCCTCTCATCAATGTCACAGAGCCCCCAAGGGTTTACGTCAGCTCCTTCTGGCCACAAGAGTATAAGCCAGACACCCATCAGGAACTGTTCCTCCAAGAAGAGATCTCCCTCCTGGAAGACCTGAATCAGGTGATCGAGAACAGATTGGAGAACAAGATTGCCTTCATCCGCCAGCACGCCATCCGGGTCCGCATCCACGCCCTCCTGGTTGACCGCTACCTGCAGACTTACAAGGACAAAATGACCTTCTTCAGTGATGGAGAACTGGTCTTTAAGGACATTGTGGAAGATCCTGATAAATTCTACAtcttcaagaccatcctggcaaagaCCAATGTCAGCAAATTTGACCTTCCCAACCGTGAGGCCTATAAGGACTTCTTTGGCATCAATCCCATTTCCAGTTTCAAACTGCTCTCCCAGCAGTGCTCCTACATGGGAGGTTGCTTTCTGGAGAAGATTGAGCGGGCCATCACTCAGGAGCTTCCGGGCCTCCTGGGTAGCCTCGGGCTAGGGAAGAATCCAGGTGCTCTCAACTGTGACAAAACAGGGTGTAGCGAAACCCCAAAAAATCGCTACAGGAAGCACTAG
- the SRL gene encoding sarcalumenin isoform X2, with protein sequence MRALVLLGCLLASLLLSGQAELQVSASGGTEDVGNLLENHFSAGDASLEEKERALYADTAPQDKKLLLHCPDGREAESPEKTPVSAPGPGSDPEASLSNASATESPPPGEKDNRDSAGPGEEKNGPPVASALPSGGAEGPVEEEWPEPRSGEGIAEEETGLGLPTEGAASGEAGEQAGGHELPEEVQEVPGDSPVQEAVAGTAEPEAEGASPRSEGDGFHSLNTEAEGSPGPGQEPAVPEGAPDVATIVRESEPDIDTEASEGTEDQGEPGPAAEASAEPGGAQSAKAGDTEENQAPEMTEEDADEASSEEESGNGGESEEEGGVPSEEESEEDSGDGASSEEAEGTSEEATQTQEAEEPQEARVPQEGRDLQEAEEPQEGRAPQESGEPQEGGAPQESGEPQQEDTEDANEEAPLRDRSHIEKTLMLNEDKPSDDYSAVLQRLRKIYHSSIKPLEQSYKYNELRQHEITDGEITSKPMVLFLGPWSVGKSTMINYLLGLENTRYQLYTGAEPTTSEFTVLMHGPKLKTIEGIVMAADSARSFSPLEKFGQNFLEKLIGIEVPHKLLERVTFVDTPGIIENRKQQERGYPFNDVCQWFIDRADLIFVVFDPTKLDVGLELEMLFRQLKGRESQIRIILNKADNLATQMLMRVYGALFWSLAPLINVTEPPRVYVSSFWPQEYKPDTHQELFLQEEISLLEDLNQVIENRLENKIAFIRQHAIRVRIHALLVDRYLQTYKDKMTFFSDGELVFKDIVEDPDKFYIFKTILAKTNVSKFDLPNREAYKDFFGINPISSFKLLSQQCSYMGGCFLEKIERAITQELPGLLGSLGLGKNPGALNCDKTGCSETPKNRYRKH encoded by the exons AACTGCAAGTCTCCGCGTCGGGTGGCACAGAGGATGTTGGCAATTTGTTGGAGAATCATTTCTCTGCTGGAGACGCAAGtctagaggagaaagaaagggcgCTTTATGCAGACACAGCCCCTCAAGACAAGAAACTGCTCCTTCACTGCCCAGATGGCAGGGAGGCTGAGAGCCCCGAGAAGACCCCCGTGTCTGCCCCCGGCCCGGGCTCCGATCCTGAAGCCAGCCTTTCCAATGCCTCAGCCACAGAGTCACCTCCACCTGGGGAAAAGGACAACAGGGACTCTGCGGGGCCTGGGGAGGAAAAGAATGGCCCACCAGTGGCAAGCGCCCTCCCTTCAGGAGGGGCCGAGGGGCCTGTGGAAGAGGAGTGGCCAGAGCCCCGTTCTGGAGAGGGAATAGCAGAGGAGGAGACTGGGCTTGGGCTCCCCACGGAGGGAGCTGCCAGTggagaggcaggagaacaggCTGGGGGCCATGAACTCCCTGAGGAAGTCCAGGAGGTCCCAGGGGACAGCCCGGTGCAGGAAGCAGTGGCAGGGACAGCAGAGCCGGAGGCAGAGGGGGCCTCTCCTCGCTCGGAGGGTGATGGGTTCCACTCACTGAACACAGAGGCCGAGggcagccctgggcctggccaggAGCCTGCAGTGCCAGAGGGAGCCCCTGATGTCGCGACTATTGTGCGAGAGTCGGAGCCGGATATTGACACAGAAGCCAGTGAGGGCACCGAGGACCAGGGGGAGCCCGGCCCAGCTGCAGAGGCCAGTGCAGAGCCTGGGGGCGCCCAGAGCGCCAAGGCAGGGGACACTGAGGAGAACCAGGCCCCAGAGATGACCGAGGAGGACGCAGATGAGGCCTCCTCTGAAGAGGAAAGTGGCAATGGAGGTGAAAGCGAGGAAGAAGGAGGAGTTCCCTCTGAAGAGGAGTCTGAAGAGGACAGTGGCGATGGGGCTAGCTCAGAAGAAGCAGAGGGCACCTCCGAGGAGGCCACGCAGACCCAGGAGGCCGAGGAGCCCCAGGAAGCCAGGGTACCCCAGGAAggcagggatctccaggaagccGAGGAGCCCCAGGAAGGTAGAGCGCCACAGGAAAGCGGGGAGCCCCAGGAAGGTGGAGCGCCACAGGAAAGCGGGGAGCCTCAGCAAG AAGATACGGAGGATGCAAATGAAGAAGCCCCACTGAGGGACCGCTCCCACATCGAGAAGACCCTCATGCTGAATGAGGACAAGCCATCTGATGACTACTCTG CGGTGCTTCAGCGGCTTCGGAAGATCTACCACTCATCCATCAAGCCCCTGGAGCAGTCCTACAAGTACAATGAGCTCCGGCAGCATGAGATCACAG ACGGAGAGATTACCTCCAAGCCCATGGTGCTGTTCCTGGGACCGTGGAGTGTTGGTAAATCTACCATGATAAACTACCTCCTTGGACTGGAAAATACTCGCTATCAGCTCTATACAG GCGCCGAACCCACCACCTCGGAGTTCACGGTCCTCATGCACGGGCCCAAGCTGAAAACCATCGAGGGCATCGTCATGGCTGCTGACAGCGCCCGCTCCTTCTCACCCCTTGAGAAGTTTGGCCAGAATTTCCTAGAGAAGCTGATTGGCATTGAGGTTCCCCACAAACTTCTGGAGAGGGTCACTTTTGTGGACACACCAGGCATCATCGAGAACCGCAAGCAGCAAGAAAGAG GGTATCCCTTCAACGACGTGTGCCAGTGGTTCATCGACAGAGCTGACCTCATCTTTGTCGTCTTTGACCCAACCAAGCTGGATGTGGGTCTGGAGCTGGAGATGCTCTTCCGCCAGTTGAAGGGGCGTGAGTCCCAGATAAGGATCATCCTGAACAAGGCTGACAATCTGGCCACCCAAATGCTCATGCGGGTTTACGGGGCCCTCTTCTGGAGCCTGGCCCCTCTCATCAATGTCACAGAGCCCCCAAGGGTTTACGTCAGCTCCTTCTGGCCACAAGAGTATAAGCCAGACACCCATCAGGAACTGTTCCTCCAAGAAGAGATCTCCCTCCTGGAAGACCTGAATCAGGTGATCGAGAACAGATTGGAGAACAAGATTGCCTTCATCCGCCAGCACGCCATCCGGGTCCGCATCCACGCCCTCCTGGTTGACCGCTACCTGCAGACTTACAAGGACAAAATGACCTTCTTCAGTGATGGAGAACTGGTCTTTAAGGACATTGTGGAAGATCCTGATAAATTCTACAtcttcaagaccatcctggcaaagaCCAATGTCAGCAAATTTGACCTTCCCAACCGTGAGGCCTATAAGGACTTCTTTGGCATCAATCCCATTTCCAGTTTCAAACTGCTCTCCCAGCAGTGCTCCTACATGGGAGGTTGCTTTCTGGAGAAGATTGAGCGGGCCATCACTCAGGAGCTTCCGGGCCTCCTGGGTAGCCTCGGGCTAGGGAAGAATCCAGGTGCTCTCAACTGTGACAAAACAGGGTGTAGCGAAACCCCAAAAAATCGCTACAGGAAGCACTAG
- the SRL gene encoding sarcalumenin isoform X3 gives MRALVLLGCLLASLLLSGQAELQVSASGGTEDVGNLLENHFSAGDASLEEKERALYADTAPQDKKLLLHCPDGREAESPEKTPVSAPGPGSDPEASLSNASATESPPPGEKDNRDSAGPGEEKNGPPVASALPSGGAEGPVEEEWPEPRSGEGIAEEETGLGLPTEGAASGEAGEQAGGHELPEEVQEVPGDSPVQEAVAGTAEPEAEGASPRSEGDGFHSLNTEAEGSPGPGQEPAVPEGAPDVATIVRESEPDIDTEASEGTEDQGEPGPAAEASAEPGGAQSAKAGDTEENQAPEMTEEDADEASSEEESGNGGESEEEGGVPSEEESEEDSGDGASSEEAEGTSEEATQTQEAEEPQEARVPQEGRDLQEAEEPQEEDTEDANEEAPLRDRSHIEKTLMLNEDKPSDDYSAVLQRLRKIYHSSIKPLEQSYKYNELRQHEITDGEITSKPMVLFLGPWSVGKSTMINYLLGLENTRYQLYTGAEPTTSEFTVLMHGPKLKTIEGIVMAADSARSFSPLEKFGQNFLEKLIGIEVPHKLLERVTFVDTPGIIENRKQQERGYPFNDVCQWFIDRADLIFVVFDPTKLDVGLELEMLFRQLKGRESQIRIILNKADNLATQMLMRVYGALFWSLAPLINVTEPPRVYVSSFWPQEYKPDTHQELFLQEEISLLEDLNQVIENRLENKIAFIRQHAIRVRIHALLVDRYLQTYKDKMTFFSDGELVFKDIVEDPDKFYIFKTILAKTNVSKFDLPNREAYKDFFGINPISSFKLLSQQCSYMGGCFLEKIERAITQELPGLLGSLGLGKNPGALNCDKTGCSETPKNRYRKH, from the exons AACTGCAAGTCTCCGCGTCGGGTGGCACAGAGGATGTTGGCAATTTGTTGGAGAATCATTTCTCTGCTGGAGACGCAAGtctagaggagaaagaaagggcgCTTTATGCAGACACAGCCCCTCAAGACAAGAAACTGCTCCTTCACTGCCCAGATGGCAGGGAGGCTGAGAGCCCCGAGAAGACCCCCGTGTCTGCCCCCGGCCCGGGCTCCGATCCTGAAGCCAGCCTTTCCAATGCCTCAGCCACAGAGTCACCTCCACCTGGGGAAAAGGACAACAGGGACTCTGCGGGGCCTGGGGAGGAAAAGAATGGCCCACCAGTGGCAAGCGCCCTCCCTTCAGGAGGGGCCGAGGGGCCTGTGGAAGAGGAGTGGCCAGAGCCCCGTTCTGGAGAGGGAATAGCAGAGGAGGAGACTGGGCTTGGGCTCCCCACGGAGGGAGCTGCCAGTggagaggcaggagaacaggCTGGGGGCCATGAACTCCCTGAGGAAGTCCAGGAGGTCCCAGGGGACAGCCCGGTGCAGGAAGCAGTGGCAGGGACAGCAGAGCCGGAGGCAGAGGGGGCCTCTCCTCGCTCGGAGGGTGATGGGTTCCACTCACTGAACACAGAGGCCGAGggcagccctgggcctggccaggAGCCTGCAGTGCCAGAGGGAGCCCCTGATGTCGCGACTATTGTGCGAGAGTCGGAGCCGGATATTGACACAGAAGCCAGTGAGGGCACCGAGGACCAGGGGGAGCCCGGCCCAGCTGCAGAGGCCAGTGCAGAGCCTGGGGGCGCCCAGAGCGCCAAGGCAGGGGACACTGAGGAGAACCAGGCCCCAGAGATGACCGAGGAGGACGCAGATGAGGCCTCCTCTGAAGAGGAAAGTGGCAATGGAGGTGAAAGCGAGGAAGAAGGAGGAGTTCCCTCTGAAGAGGAGTCTGAAGAGGACAGTGGCGATGGGGCTAGCTCAGAAGAAGCAGAGGGCACCTCCGAGGAGGCCACGCAGACCCAGGAGGCCGAGGAGCCCCAGGAAGCCAGGGTACCCCAGGAAggcagggatctccaggaagccGAGGAGCCCCAGGAAG AAGATACGGAGGATGCAAATGAAGAAGCCCCACTGAGGGACCGCTCCCACATCGAGAAGACCCTCATGCTGAATGAGGACAAGCCATCTGATGACTACTCTG CGGTGCTTCAGCGGCTTCGGAAGATCTACCACTCATCCATCAAGCCCCTGGAGCAGTCCTACAAGTACAATGAGCTCCGGCAGCATGAGATCACAG ACGGAGAGATTACCTCCAAGCCCATGGTGCTGTTCCTGGGACCGTGGAGTGTTGGTAAATCTACCATGATAAACTACCTCCTTGGACTGGAAAATACTCGCTATCAGCTCTATACAG GCGCCGAACCCACCACCTCGGAGTTCACGGTCCTCATGCACGGGCCCAAGCTGAAAACCATCGAGGGCATCGTCATGGCTGCTGACAGCGCCCGCTCCTTCTCACCCCTTGAGAAGTTTGGCCAGAATTTCCTAGAGAAGCTGATTGGCATTGAGGTTCCCCACAAACTTCTGGAGAGGGTCACTTTTGTGGACACACCAGGCATCATCGAGAACCGCAAGCAGCAAGAAAGAG GGTATCCCTTCAACGACGTGTGCCAGTGGTTCATCGACAGAGCTGACCTCATCTTTGTCGTCTTTGACCCAACCAAGCTGGATGTGGGTCTGGAGCTGGAGATGCTCTTCCGCCAGTTGAAGGGGCGTGAGTCCCAGATAAGGATCATCCTGAACAAGGCTGACAATCTGGCCACCCAAATGCTCATGCGGGTTTACGGGGCCCTCTTCTGGAGCCTGGCCCCTCTCATCAATGTCACAGAGCCCCCAAGGGTTTACGTCAGCTCCTTCTGGCCACAAGAGTATAAGCCAGACACCCATCAGGAACTGTTCCTCCAAGAAGAGATCTCCCTCCTGGAAGACCTGAATCAGGTGATCGAGAACAGATTGGAGAACAAGATTGCCTTCATCCGCCAGCACGCCATCCGGGTCCGCATCCACGCCCTCCTGGTTGACCGCTACCTGCAGACTTACAAGGACAAAATGACCTTCTTCAGTGATGGAGAACTGGTCTTTAAGGACATTGTGGAAGATCCTGATAAATTCTACAtcttcaagaccatcctggcaaagaCCAATGTCAGCAAATTTGACCTTCCCAACCGTGAGGCCTATAAGGACTTCTTTGGCATCAATCCCATTTCCAGTTTCAAACTGCTCTCCCAGCAGTGCTCCTACATGGGAGGTTGCTTTCTGGAGAAGATTGAGCGGGCCATCACTCAGGAGCTTCCGGGCCTCCTGGGTAGCCTCGGGCTAGGGAAGAATCCAGGTGCTCTCAACTGTGACAAAACAGGGTGTAGCGAAACCCCAAAAAATCGCTACAGGAAGCACTAG
- the SRL gene encoding sarcalumenin isoform X7 → MLNEDKPSDDYSAVLQRLRKIYHSSIKPLEQSYKYNELRQHEITDGEITSKPMVLFLGPWSVGKSTMINYLLGLENTRYQLYTGAEPTTSEFTVLMHGPKLKTIEGIVMAADSARSFSPLEKFGQNFLEKLIGIEVPHKLLERVTFVDTPGIIENRKQQERGYPFNDVCQWFIDRADLIFVVFDPTKLDVGLELEMLFRQLKGRESQIRIILNKADNLATQMLMRVYGALFWSLAPLINVTEPPRVYVSSFWPQEYKPDTHQELFLQEEISLLEDLNQVIENRLENKIAFIRQHAIRVRIHALLVDRYLQTYKDKMTFFSDGELVFKDIVEDPDKFYIFKTILAKTNVSKFDLPNREAYKDFFGINPISSFKLLSQQCSYMGGCFLEKIERAITQELPGLLGSLGLGKNPGALNCDKTGCSETPKNRYRKH, encoded by the exons ATGCTGAATGAGGACAAGCCATCTGATGACTACTCTG CGGTGCTTCAGCGGCTTCGGAAGATCTACCACTCATCCATCAAGCCCCTGGAGCAGTCCTACAAGTACAATGAGCTCCGGCAGCATGAGATCACAG ACGGAGAGATTACCTCCAAGCCCATGGTGCTGTTCCTGGGACCGTGGAGTGTTGGTAAATCTACCATGATAAACTACCTCCTTGGACTGGAAAATACTCGCTATCAGCTCTATACAG GCGCCGAACCCACCACCTCGGAGTTCACGGTCCTCATGCACGGGCCCAAGCTGAAAACCATCGAGGGCATCGTCATGGCTGCTGACAGCGCCCGCTCCTTCTCACCCCTTGAGAAGTTTGGCCAGAATTTCCTAGAGAAGCTGATTGGCATTGAGGTTCCCCACAAACTTCTGGAGAGGGTCACTTTTGTGGACACACCAGGCATCATCGAGAACCGCAAGCAGCAAGAAAGAG GGTATCCCTTCAACGACGTGTGCCAGTGGTTCATCGACAGAGCTGACCTCATCTTTGTCGTCTTTGACCCAACCAAGCTGGATGTGGGTCTGGAGCTGGAGATGCTCTTCCGCCAGTTGAAGGGGCGTGAGTCCCAGATAAGGATCATCCTGAACAAGGCTGACAATCTGGCCACCCAAATGCTCATGCGGGTTTACGGGGCCCTCTTCTGGAGCCTGGCCCCTCTCATCAATGTCACAGAGCCCCCAAGGGTTTACGTCAGCTCCTTCTGGCCACAAGAGTATAAGCCAGACACCCATCAGGAACTGTTCCTCCAAGAAGAGATCTCCCTCCTGGAAGACCTGAATCAGGTGATCGAGAACAGATTGGAGAACAAGATTGCCTTCATCCGCCAGCACGCCATCCGGGTCCGCATCCACGCCCTCCTGGTTGACCGCTACCTGCAGACTTACAAGGACAAAATGACCTTCTTCAGTGATGGAGAACTGGTCTTTAAGGACATTGTGGAAGATCCTGATAAATTCTACAtcttcaagaccatcctggcaaagaCCAATGTCAGCAAATTTGACCTTCCCAACCGTGAGGCCTATAAGGACTTCTTTGGCATCAATCCCATTTCCAGTTTCAAACTGCTCTCCCAGCAGTGCTCCTACATGGGAGGTTGCTTTCTGGAGAAGATTGAGCGGGCCATCACTCAGGAGCTTCCGGGCCTCCTGGGTAGCCTCGGGCTAGGGAAGAATCCAGGTGCTCTCAACTGTGACAAAACAGGGTGTAGCGAAACCCCAAAAAATCGCTACAGGAAGCACTAG